One part of the Drosophila teissieri strain GT53w chromosome 3R, Prin_Dtei_1.1, whole genome shotgun sequence genome encodes these proteins:
- the LOC122622379 gene encoding protein Lilipod isoform X1, whose protein sequence is MDEEEEEEVTDLKLQLFHNTVREHIIFLLLIILLYFSSYVVVSRFRRRDRDDLYSNDEDEVLVYRISFWLCTFTLAVAEGAAMLLPVSIASNEVLLLYPNSYYVKWLNSSLIQGLWNHVFLFSNLSLFIFLPFVYLFSESTGFVGHKKGILPRVYETFTVFMLMAVIVLVLTAVLSAVFGIEKFQFFWFLNLGSVHLPFLYSCVSFLGVMLMLICTPYGFVRLFGVVNQVLVRPMLLRDVNEEFSAFYMEEASVKRKLAHIELHNVSISDAANGGRLGNGIGLGRGRTFYPQPLLQHSQPHLYQRKAMASDVGELNDRLRELDSERKELDKLRKSSTFQRTFVYPLAMLLLLFCTGVTILLVVQNTLELLIGIKALPLSTRQFTLGISSLSKLGPFGAGLEVCLIFYLGATSVVGFYSMPFMRNVCPKRRQTSLPQLMLNCGFMLVLSSALPLLSRIIGITNFDLLGDFGAIEWLGNFQIVLLYNLVFGTTTALCLANKFTATVRRELRARLVENYVLFTNYMSFIN, encoded by the exons atggacgaggaggaggaagaggaggtcACGGATCTGAAGCTGCAATTGTTCCACAATACAGTACGCGAGCACATT ATATTCCTGCTACTGATCATCTTGCTGTACTTCAGCTCTTATGTGGTCGTCTCACGTTTTAGGCGGCGCGACCGTGACGATCTCTATTCGAATGACGAGGACGAGGTGCTGGTCTATCGCATAAG CTTTTGGCTGTGCACATTCACATTGGCCGTTGCCGAAGGGGCAGCCATGCTGCTGCCCGTTTCCATTGCCAGCAACGAGGTGCTGCTCCTGTATCCCAACAGCTACTATGTAAAGTGGCTCAATAGTTCACTCATACAGG GCCTGTGGAACCATGTGTTTCTGTTCTCCAATCTGTCACTGTTCATCTTCCTGCCATTCGTCTATTTGTTCTCGGAATCCACGGGATTCGTGGGTCACAAGAAGGGCATACTGCCGCGAGTCTACGAAACCTTCACAGTATTCATGCTGATGGCCGTTATTGTCCTGGTACTAACTGCCGTCCTAAGCGCAGTCTTTGGCATTGAAAAGTTCCAATTCTTTTGGTTTCTAA ATTTAGGCAGTGTTCACCTGCCGTTTCTTTATTCGTGTGTCTCTTTTTTGGGCGTCATGCTTATGCTGA TTTGCACCCCGTACGGCTTTGTGCGCCTCTTTGGCGTTGTTAACCAGGTGCTGGTGCGACCCATGCTGCTGCGCGACGTCAACGAGGAGTTTAGCGCCTTCTACATGGAGGAGGCGAGCGTGAAGCGAAAACTAGCGCACATCGAGCTTCACAACGTTAGCATCTCGGATGCCGCCAATGGAGGTCGTCTTGGCAATGGGATTGGACTGGGACGTGGACGCACCTTCTATCCCCAGCCACTGCTGCAGCACTCGCAGCCTCATCTATACCAGCGCAAAGCGATGGCCAGCGACGTGGGTGAGCTCAACGATAGACTGAGAGAACTGGACTCCGAGCGCAAGGAACTAGACAAGCTGCGCAAATCGAGCACCTTCCAACGCACATTCGTCTACCCGCTGgccatgctgctgctgctcttttgCACAGGTGTCACCATTCTGCTGGTTGTGCAGAATACCCTAGAGCTCCTGATTGGCATTAAGGCGCTGCCACTAAGCACAAGG cAATTCACCCTGGGCATCTCATCGCTCTCGAAGTTGGGTCCCTTTGGCGCCGGCCTGGAGGTGTGTCTCATCTTCTATCTGGGCGCCACCTCGGTGGTGGGCTTCTACAGCATGCCCTTCATGCGCAACGTTTGTCCCAAGCGACGCCAGACTTCGCTGCCACAGCTAATGCTGAACTGCGGCTTCATGCTGGTTTTGTCTTCGGCGTTGCCGCTTCTCAGCAGGATTATTG GCATCACAAACTTTGACCTGCTGGGCGACTTTGGGGCCATCGAGTGGTTGGGAAACTTCCAGATTGTACTGCTTTACAATCTGGTTTTTGGAACCACCACTGCCCTCTGCTTGGCCAACAAATTCACGGCTACTGTGCGCCGGGAGCTGAGAGCCCGGTTAGTGGAGAACTATGTGCTCTTTACTAACTACATGAGCTTCATCAACTGA
- the LOC122620244 gene encoding uncharacterized protein LOC122620244 gives MAEGDSKFGFKDMEKALETLKLLESHDMQYRKLTVRGLLGRAKRVLTMTKAEEKLKNINAAIGVFEKWLEENGGGASSKNAKTDSEDKVDTVPGLGFKDKAAAEATLSILAERDPDYQRLAIKGLIGSSKRVLSGTKNEDKITAIKEGVQVLEDFLEKFEAENRIKDNRAYLPLAVVTKLPDPKEELATEFLEAYGGSKAKGNYKHLRTMFPKADDKASWDIVRNRQLSKLLEQIKSEEAKLFEAETGAPTDLHLQLIHWAYSPQPDKLKQYIETLAKKTPEKRKQESSSSASDSSATSQDSDGEDKPKRKKKREE, from the exons ATGGCGGAGGGAGACTCGAAGTTTGGCTTCAAGGACATGGAGAAGGCGCTGGAGACGCTGAAGCTGCTGGAGAGCCACGACATGCAGTATCGCAAGCTGACCGTGCGCGGCTTGCTCGGCCGGGCCAAAAGAGTCCTGACAA TGACCAAGGCGGAGGAGAAGCTCAAGAACATCAATGCGGCCATTGGTGTCTTTGAGAAGTGGCTGGAGGAGAATGGCGGCGGGGCATCCAGTAAGAATGCCAAGACAGACAGCGAGGACAAGGTGGACACGGTGCCGGGTCTGGGATTCAAGGACAAGGCTGCTGCGGAGGCGACGCTGAG CATTTTGGCGGAACGAGATCCGGACTACCAGAGGTTGGCCATCAAGGGATTGATTGGCAGCTCCAAGCGAGTCCTGTCCGGCACCAAGAACGAGGACAAGATCACGGCCATCAAGGAGGGAGTCCAGGTACTGGAGGATTTCCTCGAAAAGTTCGAGGCCGAGAACCGAATCAAGGACAATCGTGCTTATCTACCACTCGCCGTGGTCACCAAGCTGCCCGATCCCAAGGAGGAGTTGGCCACGGAGTTCCTGGAAGCCTATGGCGGCTCCAAGGCCAAGGGCAACTACAAGCATCTGCGCACCATGTTCCCCAAGGCGGATGACAAGGCCAGCTGGGACATTGTTCGCAATCGCCAGCTGTCCAAGTTGCTGGAGCAGATCAAGAGCGAGGAGGCCAAGCTCTTCGAGGCAGAAACCGGAGCACCCACCGACCTCCACCTGCAGCTGATCCACTGGGCATACAGTCCGCAGCCGGACAAGCTGAAGCAGTACATCGAGACGCTGGCCAAGAAGACGCCCGAGAAGCGCAAGcaggagagcagcagcagtgccagCGATTCCAGTGCCACCAGCCAGGATTCCGATGGCGAGGACAAGCCCAAgcggaagaagaagagggAGGAGTGA
- the LOC122622379 gene encoding protein Lilipod isoform X2, with the protein MDEEEEEEVTDLKLQLFHNTVREHIIFLLLIILLYFSSYVVVSRFRRRDRDDLYSNDEDEVLVYRISFWLCTFTLAVAEGAAMLLPVSIASNEVLLLYPNSYYVKWLNSSLIQGLWNHVFLFSNLSLFIFLPFVYLFSESTGFVGHKKGILPRVYETFTVFMLMAVIVLVLTAVLSAVFGIEKFQFFWFLNLGSVHLPFLYSCVSFLGVMLMLICTPYGFVRLFGVVNQVLVRPMLLRDVNEEFSAFYMEEASVKRKLAHIELHNVSISDAANGGRLGNGIGLGRGRTFYPQPLLQHSQPHLYQRKAMASDVGELNDRLRELDSERKELDKLRKSSTFQRTFVYPLAMLLLLFCTGVTILLVVQNTLELLIGIKALPLSTRQFTLGISSLSKLGPFGAGLEVCLIFYLGATSVVGFYSMPFMRNVCPKRRQTSLPQLMLNCGFMLVLSSALPLLSRIIGITNFDLLGDFGAIEWLGNFQIVLLYNLVFGTTTALCLANKFTATVRRELRARLTSLFLLA; encoded by the exons atggacgaggaggaggaagaggaggtcACGGATCTGAAGCTGCAATTGTTCCACAATACAGTACGCGAGCACATT ATATTCCTGCTACTGATCATCTTGCTGTACTTCAGCTCTTATGTGGTCGTCTCACGTTTTAGGCGGCGCGACCGTGACGATCTCTATTCGAATGACGAGGACGAGGTGCTGGTCTATCGCATAAG CTTTTGGCTGTGCACATTCACATTGGCCGTTGCCGAAGGGGCAGCCATGCTGCTGCCCGTTTCCATTGCCAGCAACGAGGTGCTGCTCCTGTATCCCAACAGCTACTATGTAAAGTGGCTCAATAGTTCACTCATACAGG GCCTGTGGAACCATGTGTTTCTGTTCTCCAATCTGTCACTGTTCATCTTCCTGCCATTCGTCTATTTGTTCTCGGAATCCACGGGATTCGTGGGTCACAAGAAGGGCATACTGCCGCGAGTCTACGAAACCTTCACAGTATTCATGCTGATGGCCGTTATTGTCCTGGTACTAACTGCCGTCCTAAGCGCAGTCTTTGGCATTGAAAAGTTCCAATTCTTTTGGTTTCTAA ATTTAGGCAGTGTTCACCTGCCGTTTCTTTATTCGTGTGTCTCTTTTTTGGGCGTCATGCTTATGCTGA TTTGCACCCCGTACGGCTTTGTGCGCCTCTTTGGCGTTGTTAACCAGGTGCTGGTGCGACCCATGCTGCTGCGCGACGTCAACGAGGAGTTTAGCGCCTTCTACATGGAGGAGGCGAGCGTGAAGCGAAAACTAGCGCACATCGAGCTTCACAACGTTAGCATCTCGGATGCCGCCAATGGAGGTCGTCTTGGCAATGGGATTGGACTGGGACGTGGACGCACCTTCTATCCCCAGCCACTGCTGCAGCACTCGCAGCCTCATCTATACCAGCGCAAAGCGATGGCCAGCGACGTGGGTGAGCTCAACGATAGACTGAGAGAACTGGACTCCGAGCGCAAGGAACTAGACAAGCTGCGCAAATCGAGCACCTTCCAACGCACATTCGTCTACCCGCTGgccatgctgctgctgctcttttgCACAGGTGTCACCATTCTGCTGGTTGTGCAGAATACCCTAGAGCTCCTGATTGGCATTAAGGCGCTGCCACTAAGCACAAGG cAATTCACCCTGGGCATCTCATCGCTCTCGAAGTTGGGTCCCTTTGGCGCCGGCCTGGAGGTGTGTCTCATCTTCTATCTGGGCGCCACCTCGGTGGTGGGCTTCTACAGCATGCCCTTCATGCGCAACGTTTGTCCCAAGCGACGCCAGACTTCGCTGCCACAGCTAATGCTGAACTGCGGCTTCATGCTGGTTTTGTCTTCGGCGTTGCCGCTTCTCAGCAGGATTATTG GCATCACAAACTTTGACCTGCTGGGCGACTTTGGGGCCATCGAGTGGTTGGGAAACTTCCAGATTGTACTGCTTTACAATCTGGTTTTTGGAACCACCACTGCCCTCTGCTTGGCCAACAAATTCACGGCTACTGTGCGCCGGGAGCTGAGAGCCCG CCTAACTTCGCTGTTCCTATTGGCTTGA
- the LOC122620802 gene encoding protein polybromo-1 — MLSRKRRASSISSRQDEDPLQLDDSTPEQSPVQQTTTQSARKKRRLDPTELCQQLYDSIRNIKKEDGSMLCDTFIRVPKRRQEPSYYDVVVNPIDLLKVQQKLKTDSYDDLEDLMADLELLIGNAKAFYTPSSSEHQDAVSLWQHIQSQRQRIMEANGLAEEEPRARRMSRQVRRMTSSAEPGGDGATDDEYNQYEELFASVMTATDPVGDRSMHRMFQLLPSKKIYPDYYDVIEHPIDLRLIATKIQMNAYSSLVEMERDLLQMTKNACLFNEPGSQIYKDAKSLKRIFTQRRIELETGKGKLAKRVKSLSSAAIAALKEEVDSSDDEETSKKGEGPMWALFDHLYNAPGTSEHPGVTGPPLGNSLWKLPVRRFHPEYFELIKRPISMSQIHTKLKKGDYANISDLTADLYLMLDNAKKAFPTSHRTHKDALKMLKLMNAKLVEESLEEGSDLDDEDAEDMDAEVFTVATQPEKRKPGRPRINSNSNSNASHTPNNSNSPKSNRIAINAAIKKKILSIQKYLVDYSLGNRRPIEMFMEKPPRKIYPDYYDIIQNPIDMNTIEHNIRTDRYAAVEDVVSDYRLMFSNCRQYNEEGSNIYEDANILERALNEKLKEFPGLTEGKKPQQKYSKVGRKLKTALITERLWQFYETVKEYQEPKGKRQLSLIFTKLPSKSEYPDYYDIIREPIDMDRIAQKLKQGAYETLDDLAADFLLMLENACKYNEPDSQIYKDALVLQQLTLQLKQQLRTERDSLPDVPLAVQELFLTLFTTIYNHQDEEGRCYSDSLAELPEYDEIGEGPKVRGISLDLVKRRLDKGAYKRLDVYQEDIFSCLERARKLSRTDSDIFQDSIELQTYFIRKRDELCKDTLSSSALNFSIERLMADVELCRQQKMQQEEQDQEQDKEKDEFNAAKGESMTINQQVFSPGDYVYVQMPENKIPSICCIERLWTSPTNEKLMQASIFVRPHETYHVTTRKFLEKEVFKSSLSQTISMDKVLGMCYVMNIKDYIKMRPENLPEKDVYVCESRYNIQGRWFKKLKNWPPVREGSSVKFVPREQPLELKRVMSVFKERLEKHKGELEELKLQETLVEKEKPNVSCDPPPNAEAGTTYYQQYNTICSGAIKTGDFVYVATQTGKQSVAQVQQIWEQNGKSYFKGPWLLPPSETTPGLGKQFYRQELLMSTVEEVSPVVGIVGRCAVLEYSEFITSRPTEISESDVYICESVYDELKKALRKLVTGNMRKFQHSPSVTEDEIFYFKTPIKPSKDVKNELNELSMLEDSMDGDTPSLSSDIAAMSSPAPSVNSTPLTSKVKAAKSAKKCLTGYILYSSEVRKGICQSNPEATFGDISRMVGTEWKNLPSSVKQSWEDRASRQNEETAALRRELDDVQNSASPSPQVSQDVFGQVITFECQWDKCDFQFEELSDCTEHCMSDNTGHIQRHPQAGVETEYVCLWRNCPRIKKSVQAFPNVLRLIKHVREVHLSKCGKTISTADRSKNFVPRRQKHAQLATTVPIPPSLAQSPRAPSNLEAVQLQQQHPQQNMHQLQQQQTIVLGPPPEPLFVTVPPRTTRVIHSEAYIKYIESLQTGSHLNVATCNNNWRRALNHVTPAQVVAKAPLPEQWIGPNLRDQDNVVQALCHLRNFMVDDILQIRRSCN; from the exons ATGCTGAGCCGCAAGCGCCGGGCGAGCAGCATCTCCAGCCGGCAGGACGAGGACCCGCTGCAGCTGGACGACTCGACGCCGGAGCAGTCGCCGGTGCAGCAGACCACGACACAATCGGCGCGAAAAAAGCGCCGCCTCGATCCCACAGAACTGTGCCAGCAGTTGTACGATTCCATACGCAATATAAAGAAGGAGGACGGTTCCATGCTGTGCGACACCTTCATCCGTGTGCCAAAGCGCCGCCAAGAGCCCTCCTACTATGACGTGGTGGTCAATCCCATTGATCTGCTCAAGGTGCAGCAGAAGCTAAAAACCGATTCATACGACGATTTGGAGGATCTGATGGCCGACCTGGAGTTGCTTATTGGCAATGCCAAGGCCTTCTATACACCGAGCAGTAGCGAGCACCAGGACGCCGTCTCCCTGTGGCAGCACATTCAGTCGCAGAGGCAGCGCATCATGGAGGCCAATGGAttggcggaggaggagccgcGTGCCAGACGTATGTCGCGGCAAGTGCGCCGAATGACCAGCAGCGCGGAACCAGGTGGCGATGGAGCAACTGATGACGAGTACAACCAGTACGAGGAGCTCTTCGCCTCCGTTATGACCGCTACCGATCCCGTAGGCGACCGGTCCATGCACCGCATGTTCCAACTGCTGCCCTCGAAGAAAATCTATCCAGACTACTATGATGTCATTGAGCATCCCATTGATCTGCGTCTGATTGCGaccaaaatacaaatgaacGCTTACTCCTCGCTGGTGGAGATGGAGCGGGATCTGCTGCAAATGACCAAGAACGCATGTCTGTTCAACGAGCCCGGTTCTCAGATCTATAAGGACGCCAAATCCCTGAAGCGGATCTTTACGCAGCGGCGTATTGAGCTGGAGACGGGCAAAGGCAAGCTGGCTAAGCGCGTCAAGAGTCTCTCCAGTGCAGCCATTGCTG CCTTAAAAGAAGAGGTTGACAGTTCGGACGACGAGGAGACCAGCAAAAAGGGCGAAGGGCCCATGTGGGCATTGTTCGATCACTTGTACAACGCACCAGGAACTTCGGAACATCCAGGAGTCACTGGCCCTCCATTGGGTAACTCTCTGTGGAAACTGCCAGTTCGTCGTTTCCATCCCGAATATTTTGAACTGATCAAACGACCCATATCCATGAGCCAAATCCACACGAAGCTAAAGAAGGGCGACTACGCGAACATTAGTGATCTCACTGCCGATCTATATCTCATGCTGGACAACGCTAAAAAGGCGTTTCCGACGTCCCATCGCACTCACAAAGATGCCTTGAAAATGTTAAAGCTAATGAACGCCAAGCTGGTCGAGGAGTCTCTGGAGGAGGGCAGTGATTTGGATGACGAGGATGCAGAAGATATGGACGCAGAGGTATTTACTGTTGCCACGCAGCCGGAGAAGCGCAAGCCAGGCAGACCCCGCATCAACTCAAATTCGAACTCAAACGCTTCCCATACACCAAATAACTCGAATTCACCCAAATCCAATCGCATTGCCATCAACGCGGCTATTAAAAAGAAGATTTTGAGCATTCAGAAGTACCTAGTGGACTACTCTTTGGGCAATCGTCGTCCCATCGAAATGTTTATGGAGAAGCCGCCTCGCAAGATTTATCCGGACTACTACGATATCATTCAAAATCCCATTGACATGAACACAATCGAGCATAACATTCGCACCGATCGCTATGCGGCCGTGGAGGACGTGGTATCCGACTACCGACTCATGTTTTCCAACTGCCGACAGTATAATGAGGAGGGCTCTAACATATACGAGGACGCTAACATATTGGAGCGAGCCCTGAACGAAAAGCTAAAGGAGTTCCCTGGCCTTACAGAGGGCAAAAAACCCCAGCAGAAGTACAGCAAGGTGGGAAGGAAGTTAAAGACCGCTCTGATTACAGAGCGTCTGTGGCAATTCTACGAAACGGTAAAGGAGTACCAGGAGCCCAAGGGCAAGAGGCAGCTATCGCTTATATTTACCAAGTTGCCATCAAAGAGCGAGTATCCGGACTACTACGACATTATCAGGGAACCTATTGACATGGACCGAATCGCTCAGAAACTAAAACAGGGCGCATATGAGACCTTAGATGACTTGGCAGCGGATTTTCTGCTAATGCTGGAGAACGCCTGCAAGTATAACGAGCCAGACTCGCAGATCTACAAGGATGCACTCGTGCTGCAACAATTGACGCTGCAGCTGAAGCAACAACTGCGGACCGAGCGCGATTCTCTTCCGGATGTTCCTTTGGCTGTTCAGGAGCTGTTCCTCACACTGTTTACCACTATTTACAATCACCAGGATGAGGAGGGACGTTGCTACTCGGATTCCCTGGCCGAACTGCCGGAGTACGATGAGATAGGCGAAGGGCCCAAGGTGCGTGGCATATCGCTGGACCTTGTGAAACGAAGGCTTGACAAAGGTGCTTACAAGCGGCTTGATGTCTACCAGgaagatattttttcatgttTGGAGCGTGCAAGAAAGTTGTCGCGCACAGATTCGGATATTTTTCAG GACTCCATCGAGTTACAGACGTACTTCATCCGCAAGAGAGACGAGTTATGCAAGGACACACTAAGCTCATCCGCTTTAAATTTTAGCATAGAACGCCTTATGGCTGATGTGGAGCTGTGTCGCCAGCAAAAGATGCAACAGGAGGAACAGGACCAAGAGCAGGATAAGGAGAAGGACGAGTTTAACGCAGCCAAGGGCGAAAGCATGACAATAAACCAGCAGGTATTTTCTCCCGGCGACTACGTATACGTGCAGATGCCGGAAAACAAGATTCCCTCGATATGCTGCATAGAGCGCCTCTGGACATCACCCACCAACGAGAAGCTGATGCAGGCTTCGATCTTCGTGCGGCCCCACGAAACGTACCATGTGACCACTCGCAAGTTCCTCGAAAAGGAAGTGTTCAAGAGCAGTCTTTCCCAGACCATCTCGATGGACAAAGTGCTGGGCATGTGCTACGTAATGAACATAAAAGATTACATCAAGATGCGCCCAGAAAACTTGCCTGAGAAAGATGTGTACGTTTGCGAGTCTCGTTACAACATCCAGGGTCGCTGGTTTAAGAAGCTGAAGAATTGGCCGCCGGTGCGGGAAGGCAGCTCGGTGAAGTTCGTTCCACGGGAGCAGCCATTGGAGCTAAAGCGCGTAATGTCTGTATTTaaggagcgcttggaaaaGCACAAAGGAGAACTGGAGGAGCTGAAGCTCCAAGAGACGCTGGTCGAGAAGGAAAAACCAAATGTGTCTTGCGATCCGCCGCCAAATGCTGAGGCTGGCACCACTTACTACCAGCAGTACAACACTATTTGCAGTGGGGCCATAAAAACGGGAGACTTCGTTTATGTGGCCACCCAAACGGGAAAGCAGTCGGTGGCACAGGTGCAGCAGATATGGGAGCAGAATGGAAAATCATACTTTAAAGGCCCATGGCTATTGCCCCCCAGCGAGACAACTCCCGGCTTGGGCAAGCAATTCTATCGCCAGGAGCTGCTGATGAGCACCGTCGAGGAGGTCAGTCCGGTGGTGGGCATCGTCGGTCGTTGCGCCGTCCTGGAGTACTCCGAATTTATTACCTCCCGACCCACGGAGATATCCGAAAGCGATGTGTACATTTGTGAGTCCGTCTATGATGAGCTAAAGAAAGCACTCCGCAAGTTGGTTACGGGCAACATGCGCAAGTTCCAGCACAGTCCTTCCGTTACCGAGGATGAGATCTTTTACTTTAAGACTCCCATTAAGCCCTCCAAGGACGTTAAAAACGAACTGAATGAACTGAGCATGCTGGAGGATTCAATGGATGGGGATACGCCCTCGCTGAGCTCAGACATAGCGGCCATGTCCTCGCCAGCTCCTTCTGTTAACTCCACGCCACTGACCTCCAAAGTTAAGGCCGCCAAATCGGCCAAGAAATGCCTGACCGGCTACATTTTGTACTCCAGTGAAGTTCGGAAGG GTATCTGCCAGAGCAACCCGGAAGCAACCTTTGGAGACATATCTCGCATGGTGGGCACCGAATGGAAGAATCTCCCGTCCAGCGTCAAGCAGAGCTGGGAGGATAGGGCTAGCCGACAGAATGAGGAAACGGCGGCACTGCGTCGCGAGCTGGACGACGTCCAGAACAGTGCTAGTCCCTCACCCCAGGTGTCGCAGGATGTCTTTGGACAGGTGATCACCTTTGAGTGTCAGTGGGATAAGTGCGACTTTCAGTTCGAGGAGCTTAGCGACTGCACGGAACATTGCATGTCCGATAACACCGGACACATCCAGCGCCATCCACAAGCGGGCGTGGAGACAGAGTATGTCTGCCTGTGGCGCAACTGCCCGCGAATCAAGAAGTCGGTACAGGCCTTCCCAAACGTGCTTCGCCTCATCAAGCACGTGCGCGAGGTTCATCTCAGCAAGTGTGGCAAGACGATTTCGACGGCAGACCGCAGCAAGAACTTTGTGCCGCGTCGTCAGAAGCATGCGCAACTGGCCACTACGGTGCCCATCCCGCCCAGCCTTGCCCAATCGCCGCGCGCTCCAAGCAATCTCGAGGCAgtgcagctccagcagcagcatccccAGCAGAACATGcaccaactgcagcagcagcagacgatCGTCTTGGGACCGCCACCAGAGCCGCTGTTCGTCACCGTGCCGCCGCGCACCACTCGGGTCATCCACTCGGAGGCTTACATCAAGTACATCGAGAGCCTGCAGACGGGCAGCCATCTGAATGTGGCCacctgcaacaacaactggcggCGTGCACTGAACCACGTCACTCCGGCGCAAGTGGTGGCCAAGGCACCGCTACCCGAGCAATGGATCGGACCGAATCTTCGCGACCAGGACAATGTGGTGCAGGCACTGTGCCACCTGCGCAACTTCATGGTCGACGATATACTCCAAATACGGCGCAGCTGCAACTAG
- the LOC122622380 gene encoding tetratricopeptide repeat protein 12, giving the protein MASEEGTDDAQLKATLMNCNLNPKDADDFAEFEATLAKIDSILQSKGPCEDDSKAGGDAKEKINFDKLDVDNVRLKVKENRTVINKKSLDEEDVKQAKEMNQQSFMEQVEKDANDRAEARAKAEYEAELQRNQGNEAFRSQKYEKAILHYDKAILKIKDSAITYCNRALCYIKLRSYKRALKDCQFVLEKLQETHLRAWLYQAHAYKGLKQDDKFEESVAKAREHNPKQVAYIDKYIKQLEAEV; this is encoded by the exons ATGGCAAGCGAAGAGGGTACCGACGATGCCCAACTTAAGGCAACTTTAATGAACTGCAATTTGAACCCCAAGGACGCGGATGACTTTGCTGAGTTCGAGGCAACTCTTGCGAAGATCGATAGTATACTGCAGAGCAAGGGACCCTGTGAAGATGATTCAAAGGCAGGTGGCGATGCCAAGGAAAAGATCAACTTTGACAAGCTGGACGTGGACAATGTGCGTCTTAAAGTGAAAGAAAATCGCACAGTGATCAATAAGAAGTCCCTGGATGAAGAGGATGTCAAGCAAGCCAAGGAGATGAACCAGCAGAGTTTCATGGAGCAGGTGGAGAAGGATGCCAACGATCGTGCAGAGGCACGTGCCAAAGCCGAATATGAAGCAGAACTACAGAGAAA TCAGGGAAACGAAGCATTTCGCAGCCAAAAATACGAGAAGGCAATTCTACATTACGACAAGGCTATCCTCAAAATCAAGGACAGCGCTATTACATATTGCAATCGCGCCTTGTGCTACATCAA GCTGCGGAGCTACAAGCGCGCCCTCAAGGATTGCCAGTTCGTGCTGGAGAAGCTGCAGGAGACACATCTCCGCGCCTGGCTCTACCAGGCCCATGCCTACAAGGGTTTGAAACAAGACGACAAGTTCGAGGAAAGCGTGGCCAAGGCACGTGAACACAATCCCAAGCAAGTGGCCTACATCGACAAGTACATTAAGCAACTGGAAGCCGAAGTTTGA